Proteins from a single region of Flavobacterium sp. K5-23:
- a CDS encoding peptidylprolyl isomerase, translating to MLLKSIHMKVINNKIALIFFLILTSSTFIQAQEIIIEKEAVAVKKVQSNQRQKIDGIVATIGDYIVLDSDIDKSYLEISSQGGSIKDITRCQMLGKLMEDKLYAHHAIQDSIKVTDAEVNGMMEERLSYMVEQVGSMEKVIDYYKKGSEEEFKTYFFDVLKENKLTSEMQKKIVDEIEITPEEVRNFFKTIPTSDLPVFGAEMEVAQIVVTPKVSDAEKQKVIDKLNGFKKEVLEGSSFSTKAVLYSQDPGSRSSGGFYKMNRKTSFIKEFKDVAFSLQEGEISAPFETIYGFHIIYLEKIKGQELELRHILLTPAVTEASLKEAKEKIELIRKRIQDKEITFAEAARTLSDEKETRANGGTLINPKTHDTRFELTKMDPVLYSQVSNLKDNAISAPIMDEPQEGKKSYKLITVTNRINEHTADYAKDYIKIKELALKEKQFSAIGKWFDEKIKDTYIKIIGEYRDCTYTNNWLKK from the coding sequence ATGCTTTTAAAATCAATACATATGAAGGTTATAAATAATAAAATTGCGCTTATTTTTTTTCTAATACTTACTTCGAGCACATTTATTCAAGCGCAGGAAATTATTATAGAAAAAGAAGCAGTTGCTGTTAAAAAAGTACAATCTAACCAAAGACAAAAAATAGATGGTATAGTTGCTACTATTGGAGATTATATTGTTTTAGATTCGGATATTGATAAATCATATTTAGAAATATCATCTCAAGGCGGGTCTATAAAAGATATTACAAGATGTCAAATGTTAGGGAAGCTAATGGAAGACAAATTGTATGCTCATCATGCTATTCAGGATAGTATCAAAGTTACTGATGCTGAAGTAAATGGGATGATGGAAGAAAGGCTAAGCTATATGGTAGAACAAGTAGGTTCTATGGAGAAGGTTATTGATTACTACAAAAAAGGTTCGGAAGAAGAGTTTAAAACTTATTTCTTTGATGTGTTAAAGGAAAATAAGTTGACATCTGAAATGCAAAAAAAGATTGTTGACGAAATAGAAATTACTCCGGAAGAGGTTCGTAATTTTTTCAAAACAATACCAACTTCAGATCTTCCAGTTTTTGGAGCAGAAATGGAAGTGGCTCAAATTGTGGTAACTCCTAAAGTGTCGGATGCTGAAAAACAAAAAGTGATTGATAAATTGAATGGTTTCAAGAAAGAAGTTTTGGAAGGTTCTAGTTTTTCAACAAAGGCGGTACTGTATTCTCAAGATCCTGGATCAAGATCTAGTGGTGGATTCTATAAAATGAATAGAAAGACTTCGTTTATAAAAGAATTTAAGGATGTGGCTTTTAGTCTTCAGGAGGGTGAAATATCAGCTCCTTTTGAAACTATTTATGGTTTTCATATTATATATCTTGAAAAAATTAAAGGACAAGAATTAGAATTGCGTCATATATTGCTTACTCCTGCAGTAACTGAAGCGTCGTTAAAAGAAGCAAAGGAAAAAATAGAATTAATTCGAAAAAGAATTCAGGACAAGGAAATTACTTTTGCTGAAGCAGCAAGAACTTTGTCAGACGAAAAAGAAACTAGAGCTAATGGAGGAACATTAATTAATCCTAAGACTCATGATACTCGTTTTGAATTAACTAAAATGGATCCAGTACTTTATAGTCAGGTTTCTAATTTAAAAGATAACGCAATTTCGGCTCCTATTATGGATGAGCCGCAAGAAGGTAAGAAAAGCTATAAATTAATTACTGTTACTAATAGAATTAATGAACATACTGCTGATTACGCTAAGGATTATATTAAAATCAAAGAGTTGGCTTTAAAGGAAAAGCAGTTTTCAGCAATCGGAAAATGGTTTGATGAAAAGATCAAAGATACTTACATCAAAATAATTGGAGAATACAGGGATTGTACATATACAAATAACTGGTTGAAAAAATAA
- a CDS encoding IS630 family transposase, with protein sequence MLYYCIRNFKSSVKVARKSHKKTKIRESLLKDFGRICQEIALNTVGDFDSVNLYFQDESRFGLFTRNGKSVTAISVKPICAFQQVFKSTWLSGAFSPITGDHFQLILPHCNADNFQVFLDNFSKENPKELKIMVLDNGRFHKAKKLIIPENIVLVFLPPYSPELNPAEKMWAKYKREFSNKFYNSLEDVEDFITNVVKATSKKEVMSICGYSYVFLDKIWAI encoded by the coding sequence TTGCTTTATTATTGCATCAGGAATTTTAAATCAAGTGTAAAAGTAGCCCGCAAAAGTCACAAAAAGACGAAGATCAGGGAATCTCTTTTAAAAGACTTCGGACGAATCTGTCAAGAAATAGCACTAAATACGGTGGGTGATTTTGACTCTGTAAACTTGTATTTTCAAGATGAATCGCGTTTTGGTTTGTTCACTCGAAACGGAAAATCAGTTACTGCTATTAGTGTTAAGCCGATTTGTGCTTTCCAACAAGTTTTTAAATCAACTTGGCTTTCTGGAGCTTTTTCGCCCATAACTGGAGACCATTTTCAATTAATACTCCCACATTGCAACGCTGATAATTTTCAAGTTTTTTTAGATAATTTCTCAAAGGAAAATCCGAAAGAACTCAAAATAATGGTGCTGGATAATGGAAGGTTTCATAAGGCAAAAAAATTAATCATTCCTGAAAATATTGTTTTGGTTTTTCTACCACCATATAGTCCAGAACTTAATCCCGCTGAAAAAATGTGGGCAAAATACAAACGAGAATTTTCTAATAAATTTTATAATTCATTGGAAGATGTAGAAGATTTCATTACTAATGTCGTAAAAGCTACAAGCAAAAAAGAGGTAATGAGTATCTGTGGATATAGCTATGTATTTTTAGATAAAATTTGGGCCATATAA
- a CDS encoding alpha-amylase encodes MTHHDGHPFSTGKTTTTATGKYVANPGGGVMMQAFYWDVPSGGNWWDTLNTKVTEWANAGIGSIWLPPVSKAQNGAFSMGYDPTDYFDFGNYNQNGSIETRFGSRSELVSLISKVHAENMQVFADIVINHNSGGQLENNPFTGTQTWTDFTNVASGKFPRTSADFHKNAYANNDEGFFGGFPDLSHAAPNVQDWLWKRADGVGKYYKNTMKFDGWRFDYVKGFGPWVVKDWNANVGGFSVGELWDSNVNTLEWWANSANSSVFDFACYYKMNDAFDGNNLNLLNDDMMWKRNPYKAVTFVSNHDTDEIWNKNLAYAYILTHEGYPTIFYRDYEEWLDKAKLNNLIWIHNQKATGTTSILYTDNDEYIARRNGYNGNPGLVVYINNSSNWEEKWIPTNWSNAKIKDFTGNSNWYPTTQGDKWVKIQCPPKSYSVWSINM; translated from the coding sequence ATGACTCATCACGACGGCCATCCCTTTAGCACAGGAAAAACAACAACTACCGCTACAGGAAAATATGTAGCAAACCCTGGCGGAGGTGTAATGATGCAGGCTTTCTATTGGGACGTCCCCTCTGGTGGAAACTGGTGGGACACGCTTAACACAAAAGTGACTGAATGGGCAAATGCAGGTATCGGTTCCATATGGCTGCCACCAGTATCAAAAGCACAAAACGGGGCTTTTTCTATGGGCTATGACCCTACCGATTACTTTGATTTTGGAAATTACAATCAAAACGGAAGTATTGAAACCCGATTCGGTTCCCGTTCCGAACTGGTAAGTTTGATTTCAAAAGTGCATGCCGAAAATATGCAAGTGTTTGCGGATATTGTAATTAATCACAACAGCGGAGGCCAATTGGAAAACAATCCATTTACTGGAACACAAACCTGGACTGATTTCACAAATGTAGCTTCAGGTAAATTCCCTAGAACTAGTGCCGATTTTCACAAAAACGCTTACGCCAATAACGATGAAGGTTTTTTTGGAGGTTTCCCCGACTTATCCCATGCCGCTCCAAATGTGCAGGATTGGCTTTGGAAAAGAGCTGACGGAGTTGGTAAATATTACAAAAACACCATGAAATTTGACGGATGGAGATTTGATTATGTAAAAGGCTTTGGTCCATGGGTGGTAAAAGATTGGAATGCTAATGTTGGTGGGTTTTCCGTGGGAGAACTTTGGGATTCAAATGTAAACACATTGGAATGGTGGGCAAATAGCGCTAACAGTTCCGTGTTTGATTTCGCGTGTTACTATAAAATGAATGACGCTTTTGACGGGAACAACCTTAATCTATTGAATGACGATATGATGTGGAAAAGGAATCCCTACAAAGCAGTTACTTTTGTCAGCAATCACGACACGGATGAAATATGGAATAAAAATTTGGCTTATGCCTATATCCTAACACACGAAGGCTACCCTACTATATTTTATAGAGATTATGAAGAATGGTTAGACAAAGCCAAATTGAACAATCTTATTTGGATCCATAATCAAAAAGCAACAGGCACAACCTCTATTCTTTATACCGATAATGATGAATACATCGCCAGAAGAAATGGTTACAATGGTAATCCTGGCTTAGTGGTTTACATTAACAATTCTTCTAATTGGGAAGAAAAATGGATTCCCACAAATTGGAGTAATGCAAAAATCAAGGATTTTACTGGAAATTCAAATTGGTACCCTACAACGCAAGGAGATAAATGGGTAAAAATACAATGCCCACCAAAAAGCTACTCAGTTTGGTCCATAAATATGTAA
- a CDS encoding peptide chain release factor 3 — translation MSFIKELERRRTFGIISHPDAGKTTLTEKLLLFGGAIQEAGAVKNNKIKKGATSDFMEIERQRGISVSTSVLAFNYKEKKINILDTPGHKDFAEDTFRTLTAVDSVIVVIDVAKGVEEQTEKLVSVCRMRKIPIIVFINKLDREGKDAFDLMDEVEQKLGLRVTPLSFPIGMGYDFQGIYNLWEQNINLFSGDNRKNIEDTIAFSDVQNPELEKIIGQKPADRLREELELIDEVYPKFDRQEYLEGKLQPVFFGSALNNFGVRELLDCFINIAPSPRPKESETRLVDPEEEKMTGFVFKIHANMDPKHRDRLAFIKIVSGTFERNKPYYHVRLKKNLKFSSPNAFFAEKKEIVDISYPGDIVGLHDTGNFKIGDTLTEGEIMSFKGIPSFSPEHFRYINNADPMKAKQLDKGVDQLMDEGVAQLFTLEMNNRKIIGTVGALQYEVIQYRLEHEYGAKCTYENFPVHKACWVKPDDAKNDEFKEFKRIKQKFLAKDKYGQLVFLADSDFTIQMTQNKYPSVKLFFTSEFD, via the coding sequence ATGAGCTTTATAAAAGAATTAGAACGAAGAAGAACATTCGGAATCATATCGCATCCCGATGCCGGTAAAACAACACTTACAGAGAAACTCCTCCTTTTTGGTGGTGCTATTCAAGAAGCAGGTGCTGTAAAAAACAATAAAATCAAAAAAGGAGCCACGAGTGATTTCATGGAAATTGAACGTCAGAGAGGAATTTCTGTTTCAACTTCTGTTTTGGCTTTTAATTATAAAGAAAAGAAAATAAACATTCTTGACACACCTGGACACAAGGATTTTGCCGAGGACACATTTAGAACTCTAACAGCTGTTGACAGTGTTATTGTTGTAATTGATGTTGCAAAAGGAGTCGAAGAGCAAACGGAAAAATTAGTTTCTGTATGTAGAATGCGAAAAATTCCTATTATCGTTTTCATTAATAAACTAGACCGAGAAGGAAAAGATGCGTTTGATCTAATGGATGAAGTGGAACAAAAGCTAGGTCTAAGAGTTACCCCTTTAAGTTTTCCTATAGGAATGGGGTATGATTTCCAGGGAATCTATAACTTATGGGAACAAAATATCAATTTGTTTAGCGGTGACAACCGTAAAAATATAGAAGACACAATCGCTTTTTCAGATGTGCAAAATCCTGAGTTAGAAAAAATAATAGGTCAAAAACCTGCTGATAGACTTCGAGAAGAATTAGAATTGATTGATGAAGTTTACCCTAAATTTGATCGTCAAGAATATCTAGAAGGAAAATTACAACCTGTTTTCTTTGGTTCTGCTTTGAATAATTTTGGTGTACGCGAATTATTAGATTGTTTTATCAATATTGCACCTTCACCAAGACCGAAAGAATCAGAAACACGATTAGTAGATCCTGAAGAAGAAAAAATGACTGGTTTCGTATTTAAAATACATGCCAACATGGATCCTAAACACAGAGACAGATTAGCATTTATAAAAATCGTTTCTGGTACATTTGAAAGAAACAAACCGTATTACCATGTAAGACTTAAGAAGAATCTAAAATTCTCCAGTCCGAATGCCTTTTTTGCCGAGAAGAAAGAAATCGTTGATATTTCTTATCCTGGTGATATCGTAGGACTTCATGATACTGGAAATTTTAAAATTGGAGATACCTTAACTGAAGGCGAAATAATGAGCTTTAAAGGAATCCCAAGTTTCTCTCCGGAACACTTTAGATACATTAATAATGCTGACCCAATGAAAGCGAAACAGCTAGACAAAGGGGTAGATCAGTTAATGGATGAAGGAGTTGCTCAGCTATTCACACTAGAAATGAACAATCGTAAGATTATCGGTACTGTTGGAGCACTTCAATATGAAGTTATCCAATATCGTTTAGAGCATGAATATGGAGCTAAATGTACTTATGAAAATTTCCCTGTTCATAAAGCATGTTGGGTAAAACCAGATGATGCTAAAAATGACGAATTCAAAGAGTTCAAACGTATTAAACAAAAATTTTTAGCAAAGGATAAATATGGTCAATTGGTTTTTCTTGCTGATTCTGATTTTACTATCCAGATGACTCAAAACAAATACCCAAGTGTTAAATTATTTTTCACGTCAGAGTTCGACTAG
- a CDS encoding DUF3467 domain-containing protein, whose translation MSNSNQQQEQINIELDEKIAEGIYSNLAIINHSSSEFVLDFVSIMPGIPKAKVKSRIVLTPQHAKRLLKAIGENIHRFEAAHGEIKESEQPPIPLNFGPVGQA comes from the coding sequence ATGAGTAATTCTAATCAACAACAAGAGCAAATTAATATTGAACTAGATGAGAAAATTGCGGAAGGAATTTATTCTAACTTAGCAATAATCAATCATTCTTCTTCAGAGTTTGTTCTCGATTTTGTAAGTATCATGCCTGGTATTCCTAAGGCCAAAGTGAAATCAAGAATTGTCTTGACTCCACAACATGCCAAAAGATTATTAAAAGCAATAGGAGAAAACATTCACCGTTTTGAAGCCGCTCATGGCGAAATTAAAGAAAGTGAACAACCTCCAATACCGCTTAATTTTGGTCCTGTAGGTCAAGCATAG
- the rpoC gene encoding DNA-directed RNA polymerase subunit beta': MMNNRNNNNKDKNPIKRFNKISIGLASPESILKESRGEVLKPETINYRTHKPERDGLFCERIFGPVKDFECACGKYKRIRYKGIICDRCGVEVTEKKVRRDRVGHINLVVPIAHIWYFRSLPNKIGYILGLPSKKLDMIIYYERYVVIQAGIAKNGEGESVQRLDFLTEEEYLNILDTLPADNQYLDDFDPNKFVAKMGAECIMDLLARIDLDQLSYQLRHSANNETSKQRKTEALKRLQVVESFRESNLNRENRPEWMIMKVVPVIPPELRPLVPLDGGRFATSDLNDLYRRVIIRNNRLKRLMEIKAPEVILRNEKRMLQESVDSLFDNTRKASAVKTESNRPLKSLSDSLKGKQGRFRQNLLGKRVDYSARSVIVVGPELKLFECGIPKDMAAELYKPFVIRKLIERGIVKTVKSAKKIIDKKEPVVWDILENVIKGHPILLNRAPTLHRLGIQAFQPKLIEGKAIQLHPLVCTAFNADFDGDQMAVHLPLGPEAILEAQLLMLASHNILNPANGAPITVPSQDMVLGLYYMTKERLSTPEKKILGQDLTFYSAEEVNIALNEGRLELNARVRIRAKDFNDAGELVFKIIQTTAGRVLFNEVVPEAAGYINDVLTKKNLRDIIGHVLNSTSVPETAAFLDNMKDMGYKFAFRGGLSFSLGDIRIPEQKPKLIADAREQVEGISANYNMGLITNNERYNQVIDVWTSANAELTELAMKNIREDQQGFNSVYMMLDSGARGSKEQIRQLTGMRGLMAKPKKSTAGGGEIIENPILSNFKEGLSILEYFISTHGARKGLADTALKTADAGYLTRRLHDVSQDVIVNIEDCGTLRGVEVSALKKNEEIVESLGERILGRVALQDVVNPLTNEVLIQSGQQITEAIMKTIEASPIESVEVRSPLTCEAMKGICAKCYGRNLATGKMTQRGEAVGVIAAQSIGEPGTQLTLRTFHVGGVAGGISEESSIITKFNGKLEIEDLKTVKGEDNDGNAVDIVVSRSTELKLIDEKTGILLNTHNIPYGSSIFVKDGQSVAKGDVICKWDPYNGVIVSEFTGKIAYEDLEQGQSFLVEIDEQTGFQEKVISESRAKKLIPTLLVYGKDGELIRSYNLPVGAHLMVENGEKIKAGKVLVKIPRRSSKSGDITGGLPRITELLEARNPSNPAVVSEIDGVVSFGKIKRGNREVIIESKFGEIKKYLVKLSSQILVQENDFVRAGVPLSDGAITPDDILRIKGPAAVQQYLVNEIQEVYRLQGVKINDKHFEVVIRQMMRKVRVQDPGDTLFLEDQLIHTKDFIVENDKLYGMKVIEDAGDSTNLKEGQIISPRELRDENSLLKRTDKNLVVARDVITATATPVLQGITRASLQTKSFISAASFQETTKVLNEAAVAGKIDYLEGLKENVIVGHRIPAGTGMREYDNAIVGSKEDYNDMMANKEEYIY, translated from the coding sequence ATGATGAATAATAGAAATAACAACAATAAAGATAAAAACCCTATAAAAAGGTTTAATAAAATTTCAATCGGTCTTGCTTCTCCTGAATCTATCTTGAAAGAATCAAGAGGTGAAGTTTTAAAGCCAGAAACAATCAACTACCGTACGCACAAACCAGAGCGTGACGGTCTTTTTTGTGAAAGAATTTTTGGACCAGTTAAGGATTTTGAATGTGCTTGTGGTAAATACAAAAGAATCCGTTACAAAGGAATTATTTGTGACCGTTGTGGAGTAGAAGTTACTGAGAAAAAAGTACGTAGAGATAGAGTAGGTCACATCAACCTTGTTGTGCCAATTGCTCATATTTGGTATTTCCGTTCACTTCCAAACAAAATTGGTTATATCCTTGGTCTTCCATCTAAGAAATTAGATATGATTATTTACTACGAGAGATACGTAGTAATCCAGGCAGGTATTGCTAAAAATGGAGAAGGTGAATCAGTTCAAAGATTAGACTTCCTTACAGAAGAAGAATATTTGAATATATTAGACACTCTTCCTGCTGACAATCAATATTTGGATGATTTCGATCCAAATAAGTTTGTTGCCAAAATGGGAGCTGAATGTATTATGGACTTATTGGCTAGAATTGATCTTGATCAATTGTCTTACCAATTAAGACATAGTGCTAACAATGAAACGTCTAAACAACGTAAAACTGAAGCATTAAAAAGATTACAAGTAGTTGAGTCTTTCCGTGAGTCTAACTTGAACCGTGAAAACCGTCCTGAATGGATGATTATGAAAGTTGTTCCTGTTATACCACCGGAATTACGCCCACTTGTGCCGCTTGATGGAGGTCGTTTTGCAACTTCAGATTTAAATGATTTATACCGTCGTGTAATCATCCGTAATAACCGTTTGAAAAGATTAATGGAGATTAAAGCTCCAGAAGTTATCTTAAGAAACGAAAAACGTATGTTGCAAGAATCTGTAGATTCATTATTTGATAATACAAGAAAAGCATCTGCTGTTAAAACAGAATCAAACAGACCATTAAAATCATTATCTGATTCCCTTAAAGGTAAGCAAGGACGTTTCCGTCAAAACTTACTTGGAAAACGTGTGGATTATTCTGCTCGTTCGGTAATTGTTGTTGGACCTGAATTGAAATTGTTCGAATGTGGTATCCCTAAAGATATGGCAGCCGAATTATACAAACCTTTCGTTATCCGTAAATTGATAGAAAGAGGAATTGTAAAAACTGTAAAATCAGCTAAGAAAATAATAGACAAAAAAGAGCCTGTAGTTTGGGATATCCTTGAAAATGTAATTAAAGGACACCCTATATTACTGAATCGTGCTCCTACTTTGCACAGACTTGGTATTCAAGCTTTCCAACCAAAATTAATTGAAGGAAAAGCAATCCAATTGCATCCTTTAGTTTGTACGGCATTTAATGCGGATTTTGATGGGGATCAAATGGCGGTACATTTACCTTTAGGACCAGAAGCTATCCTTGAAGCACAATTATTAATGTTGGCTTCTCATAACATTCTGAATCCTGCAAATGGTGCGCCAATTACGGTACCTTCTCAGGATATGGTCTTGGGTCTATACTATATGACCAAAGAAAGATTATCTACACCAGAAAAGAAAATATTAGGTCAAGATTTGACTTTCTATTCTGCTGAGGAAGTAAATATTGCATTAAACGAAGGAAGATTAGAATTGAATGCTCGTGTTAGAATTAGAGCTAAAGATTTTAATGACGCTGGAGAATTAGTGTTTAAAATTATACAAACAACTGCAGGACGTGTATTATTTAATGAAGTAGTACCAGAAGCAGCTGGATATATCAATGATGTATTGACTAAGAAAAATCTTAGAGATATTATCGGTCACGTATTAAATTCAACAAGTGTACCTGAAACGGCTGCCTTTTTGGATAATATGAAAGATATGGGGTACAAATTTGCCTTTAGAGGTGGATTATCATTCTCATTAGGTGATATTAGAATTCCAGAACAAAAACCAAAATTAATTGCAGATGCTAGAGAGCAAGTTGAAGGTATCTCTGCTAATTATAATATGGGTCTTATTACAAATAACGAACGTTACAACCAAGTTATTGATGTATGGACTTCAGCAAATGCTGAGCTTACAGAATTAGCAATGAAAAACATTAGAGAAGACCAACAAGGTTTCAACTCGGTGTATATGATGCTTGATTCTGGAGCAAGGGGTTCCAAAGAACAAATTCGTCAGTTAACTGGTATGCGTGGATTGATGGCTAAGCCTAAAAAATCGACTGCTGGTGGTGGTGAAATTATTGAAAACCCGATTCTTTCTAACTTTAAGGAAGGACTTTCGATTCTTGAGTACTTTATTTCTACTCACGGTGCGCGTAAAGGACTTGCGGATACTGCCTTGAAAACGGCAGATGCTGGATACTTAACTAGAAGACTTCATGATGTTTCACAAGATGTTATTGTTAACATTGAAGATTGTGGTACTTTAAGAGGTGTTGAAGTTTCGGCATTGAAAAAGAATGAAGAAATAGTTGAATCATTAGGAGAAAGAATTTTAGGACGTGTTGCATTGCAAGATGTTGTTAATCCTTTAACTAATGAAGTATTAATTCAATCAGGTCAACAAATCACTGAGGCAATTATGAAAACAATCGAAGCTTCTCCTATCGAGAGTGTAGAGGTTCGTTCTCCTTTGACTTGTGAGGCTATGAAAGGAATTTGTGCTAAATGTTATGGTAGAAACTTAGCTACTGGTAAAATGACTCAAAGAGGTGAAGCAGTTGGAGTAATTGCTGCACAATCTATTGGGGAACCAGGTACACAGTTGACATTACGTACTTTCCACGTTGGAGGGGTTGCGGGTGGTATATCTGAAGAGTCTAGTATCATTACTAAATTTAATGGTAAATTAGAAATTGAAGATTTAAAAACTGTTAAAGGAGAAGATAATGATGGAAACGCTGTTGATATCGTTGTATCTCGTTCTACTGAGTTAAAATTAATTGACGAAAAAACTGGTATTTTATTAAATACACATAATATTCCTTACGGTTCAAGCATTTTTGTGAAAGACGGACAGTCTGTTGCTAAAGGTGATGTAATCTGTAAATGGGATCCATATAATGGAGTTATTGTTTCTGAGTTTACTGGTAAAATTGCTTACGAAGATTTAGAGCAAGGACAATCGTTCTTGGTTGAAATTGATGAGCAAACTGGTTTCCAAGAAAAAGTAATTTCTGAGTCAAGAGCTAAAAAATTAATTCCTACTTTATTAGTTTATGGTAAAGATGGGGAGTTGATTCGTTCTTATAACTTACCTGTTGGAGCTCACTTAATGGTTGAAAACGGAGAGAAAATTAAAGCAGGTAAAGTATTAGTGAAAATTCCACGTCGTTCTTCTAAATCAGGAGATATTACTGGAGGTTTACCTAGAATTACTGAGCTATTAGAAGCGCGTAATCCTTCAAACCCAGCTGTAGTTTCAGAAATTGACGGTGTTGTTTCTTTTGGAAAAATCAAAAGAGGTAACCGTGAAGTTATTATTGAATCTAAATTTGGTGAGATTAAGAAATACCTAGTAAAACTTTCAAGTCAAATCCTAGTTCAGGAAAATGACTTCGTAAGAGCTGGTGTACCATTGTCTGACGGAGCAATTACTCCGGATGATATCTTGAGAATTAAAGGACCTGCTGCTGTTCAACAGTATTTGGTTAATGAAATTCAAGAAGTATACCGTTTACAAGGGGTGAAAATTAACGACAAGCACTTTGAAGTAGTAATACGTCAAATGATGCGTAAAGTTAGAGTTCAAGATCCAGGAGATACATTATTCTTAGAAGATCAATTGATCCATACTAAAGATTTTATCGTTGAAAATGATAAATTATATGGTATGAAAGTAATTGAAGATGCTGGTGATTCAACGAATTTGAAAGAAGGACAAATTATTTCACCACGTGAATTGCGTGATGAGAATTCTCTTTTGAAACGTACTGATAAAAATCTTGTTGTAGCTCGTGATGTTATCACGGCAACTGCAACTCCGGTTTTACAAGGTATCACAAGAGCGTCACTTCAAACTAAATCGTTTATATCTGCTGCTTCTTTCCAAGAGACAACTAAAGTATTGAACGAAGCTGCTGTTGCAGGTAAAATTGATTACTTAGAAGGATTGAAAGAAAATGTAATTGTTGGTCATAGAATCCCTGCCGGTACAGGTATGAGAGAATATGATAATGCAATTGTAGGATCTAAAGAAGATTATAATGATATGATGGCTAATAAAGAGGAATATATTTACTAA